One window of Posidoniimonas polymericola genomic DNA carries:
- a CDS encoding DUF1559 family PulG-like putative transporter, giving the protein MPRFSITALLWLFALVAAGMTTFGPVLGAICSAVVLIQAVNLKNKKVHLGWKVLAMLSPLWVGPFFTGVFDRNLQVDHRTCEQRVGTIVNAMLSYADDHGALPPPVVRNADGDALHSWRVLLLPYLGEQELYDAYDFSQPWDSPHNLALAERIPDVYRCPGNEALDHLPTTYLGAPGMLASNYFVVVGPHTAFPEGDGRPLSELTDGLAATALVVETADRNRCWLDPDYLTVSEAVRLLTTPTEFRHLHVREHSWSTTFETWGGEVGFADGHTADVRAEPNGVYARAILTADQDDDRRVRYRRGWDMNHRERLIRWDRVLGFCLFATVSLLPELKSTEKQSADGTE; this is encoded by the coding sequence TTGCCACGCTTCTCGATTACTGCCCTGCTCTGGTTGTTTGCGCTGGTCGCCGCCGGTATGACGACCTTTGGCCCAGTTCTCGGCGCAATCTGCTCAGCCGTGGTGTTGATTCAGGCCGTCAACTTGAAGAACAAAAAGGTTCATCTGGGTTGGAAGGTGCTAGCCATGCTCTCCCCCCTGTGGGTCGGACCCTTCTTCACCGGCGTGTTCGATCGCAATCTCCAAGTCGACCATCGTACCTGCGAACAGCGCGTCGGCACGATAGTTAACGCGATGCTGAGCTACGCGGACGACCACGGTGCCCTGCCCCCGCCAGTCGTGCGCAACGCCGACGGCGACGCCCTGCACAGTTGGCGGGTGCTGTTGCTGCCCTACCTGGGTGAGCAAGAGCTCTACGACGCATACGACTTTAGCCAACCATGGGACAGCCCCCACAACCTCGCCCTCGCCGAACGCATCCCAGACGTCTACCGGTGCCCCGGCAACGAGGCGCTCGATCACCTTCCCACTACCTACCTCGGCGCTCCGGGAATGTTGGCGTCGAACTACTTTGTGGTAGTCGGTCCCCACACCGCCTTCCCCGAGGGCGACGGCCGCCCGCTTTCCGAATTGACCGACGGTCTCGCCGCAACGGCACTCGTTGTCGAGACCGCTGACCGCAATCGGTGCTGGCTCGATCCCGACTACCTAACCGTTTCTGAAGCCGTTCGTTTGCTCACCACTCCCACAGAATTCCGGCACCTCCACGTGCGCGAGCACTCGTGGAGCACAACGTTCGAAACATGGGGCGGCGAAGTCGGGTTTGCTGATGGTCACACCGCAGACGTACGTGCCGAACCCAATGGCGTCTATGCTCGAGCGATTCTAACCGCAGACCAAGACGACGACAGACGCGTCCGCTATCGCCGAGGTTGGGACATGAACCACAGGGAACGACTCATCCGTTGGGACCGTGTGCTGGGCTTCTGCTTGTTCGCCACAGTTTCTCTCTTGCCGGAATTGAAGTCTACCGAGAAGCAATCGGCCGACGGCACAGAATAG
- a CDS encoding DUF1559 family PulG-like putative transporter codes for MPRFTIATLLWLTALFATGMGTFEPALGIVLASFVCVLHIVRWSWPTLLQWLFIVGAIATLIALLLPSVGSLPASRRNQSISQMKQLVLALHNYYDTHGSFPPAYSTDVEGAPLHSWRTLILPYVEELPLYKAIHLDEPWDSPANATLVDGLQLFLYKNPRRPARQSLPDETHYLAVVDDEAVFRPGKPVRFQDIADGTSNTIVVIEVASRGVRWYEPRDLNMDEAIDLLTRASDVHHEWVEPGLFASTRYRGDGLYPRCVGFADGRVRSIGFVPTRELARALLTRGGGEEIPEDFDGGVYDLEDAVIGHIIHWRRVLSTALFIGLAIAPLYRRRTASDKATSEEINHDGTTTQSED; via the coding sequence TTGCCACGCTTCACCATCGCCACGCTGCTCTGGCTCACGGCGTTGTTCGCCACCGGGATGGGGACGTTTGAGCCGGCCCTGGGGATTGTGCTCGCCTCGTTCGTTTGCGTGCTGCACATTGTGCGCTGGAGCTGGCCGACGCTTCTGCAGTGGCTGTTCATCGTCGGCGCGATCGCGACATTGATCGCCCTGCTGCTGCCGTCAGTCGGGTCTTTGCCTGCATCCCGACGCAACCAGAGCATCAGCCAGATGAAGCAACTGGTCCTCGCGCTGCACAACTACTACGACACGCACGGCTCCTTCCCGCCGGCCTACTCTACTGACGTCGAGGGCGCCCCGCTACACAGTTGGCGCACCCTGATCCTGCCCTACGTCGAAGAGTTGCCGCTCTACAAGGCGATTCATCTCGACGAGCCGTGGGACAGCCCTGCGAACGCGACCCTCGTCGATGGCCTTCAACTCTTTCTCTACAAGAACCCGCGGAGGCCTGCCCGGCAGAGCCTGCCGGACGAGACGCACTACCTGGCAGTCGTCGACGACGAGGCGGTCTTCCGCCCCGGCAAACCGGTCCGGTTCCAAGACATTGCCGACGGCACGTCCAACACGATTGTCGTCATTGAGGTCGCGAGCCGCGGCGTCCGTTGGTACGAACCGCGAGACCTGAACATGGACGAGGCGATCGACCTGCTCACCCGCGCCTCCGACGTACACCACGAGTGGGTGGAACCTGGATTGTTTGCCTCTACCCGCTACCGCGGCGACGGGCTGTACCCCCGCTGCGTCGGCTTCGCCGACGGCCGCGTGCGGTCAATCGGCTTCGTGCCGACACGAGAGCTCGCCCGGGCACTGTTGACCCGTGGAGGCGGCGAAGAGATCCCCGAAGACTTTGACGGAGGGGTTTACGATCTGGAGGATGCCGTCATCGGCCACATCATCCATTGGCGGCGGGTGCTGTCGACGGCCCTGTTCATCGGGCTGGCGATCGCGCCGCTGTATCGGCGGCGGACGGCGAGCGACAAGGCGACCTCGGAAGAAATAAACCACGACGGCACAACGACACAAAGCGAAGACTAG